In the Engraulis encrasicolus isolate BLACKSEA-1 chromosome 9, IST_EnEncr_1.0, whole genome shotgun sequence genome, one interval contains:
- the klhl40b gene encoding kelch-like protein 40b, with the protein MSLPIDPQEEPRMYQQTLLQDGLADLLENDKFVDCTLKVKGREFPCHRLVLAACSSYFRAFFQSDVEESRKREVVFDEVEPGVMGMILRYLYTSSINVTEQNVQDVFAVANMLQIPSIFTVCVSFLQKRLSLSNCLAIFRLGLMLDCPRLAIAARNFACERFQLISRDAEFYQLTPSELAAVLSADNLNVESEDKVFECVMSWVEKDEEARIEELPGLLDCIRFRLIPQDYFKEWVEVHPLLQDNAEVAKKLQLVRDAHQGKLPEPEKIISKKKEKEEGGGEKKEGEEEGAEGEQEQEEEISLLPSVLNDNLRYGMFLRDLLFMISETGSVAYDPAGNDCFVAAISTQIPKNHCSLVTRENQIFIAGGIFFDEQNKEQPIHSYFMQYDPMTSDWLGMPPVPSARFLFSMGEAENSIFIVGGKELKEGEHILDSVMVYDRQSFKWGESDPLPYKVYGHSIVSHEDVVYVIGGKGEDKKCLKRVCCYDAKKFEWRELAPMATARSLFGCTLYKNKIYVAAGVTDTGLTDSVEVYDIATNKWSSFLEFPQERSSLSLAVHEGNLYGVGGFAMIPQEDSEELMPMEMTDIWRYDEGERKWKGILREIQYASGATIQGVKLNTLRLTKM; encoded by the exons ATGTCGCTGCCTATCGACCCCCAAGAGGAGCCCCGTATGTACCAGCAGACGCTCCTTCAGGACGGCCTGGCCGACCTGCTGGAGAACGACAAGTTCGTGGACTGCACCCTCAAGGTCAAAGGCCGCGAGTTCCCGTGCCATCGCCTTGTTCTCGCCGCATGCAGCTCCTACTTCAGGGCCTTCTTCCAATCAGATGTGGAG GAGAGCCGTAAGCGTGAGGTGGTGTTTGACGAGGTGGAGCCGGGGGTGATGGGGATGATCTTGCGCTACCTCTACACCTCCTCCATCAACGTCACCGAGCAGAACGTGCAGGACGTCTTTGCCGTGGCCAACATGCTGCAGATCCCCTCCATATTCACTGTCTGTGTCTCCTTCCTACAG AAACGCCTGAGCCTCAGTAACTGCCTGGCGATATTCCGCCTCGGTCTGATGCTGGACTGCCCGCGTCTCGCCATCGCCGCGCGGAACTTCGCGTGCGAGCGTTTCCAGCTGATCTCCCGCGACGCCGAGTTCTACCAGCTGACGCCGAGCGAGCTGGCGGCCGTGCTCTCGGCTGACAACCTCAATGTGGAGAGCGAAGATAAG gtgtttgagtgtgtgatgtCGTGGGTGGAGAAGGACGAGGAGGCTCGCATAGAGGAGCTGCCTGGACTGCTGGACTGCATCCGCTTCCGTCTCATCCCACAG GACTACTTTAAGGAGTGGGTCGAGGTGCACCCCTTGCTACAGGACAATGCAGAGGTGGCCAAGAAACTGCAACTGGTCCGGGACGCTCACCAGGGGAAACTTCCGGAACCGGAGAAGATCATCagcaagaagaaggagaaggaggagggaggaggagagaagaaggagggggaggaggagggagcagagggagagcaagagcaagaggaggagatcAGTTTGCTACCTAGTGTGCTGAATGATAACCTGAGATATGGCATGTTCCTTAG AGACCTGCTCTTCATGATAAGTGAAACAGGCTCGGTGGCATATGACCCTGCTGGTAACGACTGCTTTGTGGCGGCCATCTCCACCCAGATCCCCAAGAACCACTGCAGCCTGGTGACACGCGAGAACCAGATCTTTATCGCCGGGGGGATCTTCTTCGACGAGCAGAACAAGGAGCAGCCCATACACTCCTACTTCATgcag TATGACCCAATGACGTCTGATTGGCTGGGTATGCCGCCGGTGCCCTCCGCCCGTTTCCTCTTCTCCATGGGGGAGGCGGAGAACTCCATCTTCATCGTGGGGGGCAAGGAGCTGAAGGAGGGAGAGCACATACTGGACTCGGTCATGGTCTACGACCGACA GTCGTTTAAGTGGGGTGAGTCTGACCCCCTGCCGTATAAGGTCTACGGCCACTCCATTGTGTCTCATGAGGACGTCGTCTACGTGattggagggaaaggagaggacaa GAAGTGCCTGAAGAGGGTGTGTTGCTATGATGCCAAGAAGTTTGAGTGGCGGGAGCTTGCTCCAATGGCGACGGCCCGTTCCCTGTTTGGCTGCACCCTCTACAAGAACAAGATCTACGTGGCTGCTGGAGTCACGGATACGGGACTCACAGACTCTGTGGAGGTCTACGACATCGCCACCAACAA GTGGTCTTCGTTCCTGGAGTTTCCCCAAGAGAGAAGTTCCTTATCGCTGGCGGTGCATGAGGGCAACCTGTACGGTGTGGGAGGCTTTGCTATGATACCGCAGGAGGACAGCGAGGAACTGATGCCCATGGAGATGACAGATATCTGGAG GTACGATGAGGGCGAGAGGAAGTGGAAGGGCATCTTGAGGGAGATCCAGTACGCATCAGGAGCCACCATACAGGGAGTCAAGCTCAACACACTACGGCTCACCAAGATGTAA